In one Hyphomicrobium sp. 99 genomic region, the following are encoded:
- a CDS encoding NTP transferase domain-containing protein — MKLAALILAAGSSSRFEDGHKLLVEINGVPIVRHVCTALEQSKIGDIVLVTASRDDAVAKAAGPGRWRLVENPRARDGLSTSLRAGLRSIDQSADGLLIALADMPGITTTPVDTLISAFEDNPGAIVFPVSTDGRRGHPIIWPRSLFAALGAVSGDTGGRSVLADHQDLWHPVTCDEPGAFTDIDTRADLETFVAADQTTRRK, encoded by the coding sequence GTGAAACTCGCCGCGCTCATCCTCGCGGCTGGAAGCTCGTCGCGCTTTGAGGATGGTCACAAGCTGCTCGTTGAAATCAACGGTGTGCCGATCGTCCGGCATGTCTGTACGGCGCTCGAACAATCGAAAATCGGCGACATTGTTCTGGTGACCGCCAGCCGGGATGATGCCGTTGCAAAGGCGGCAGGACCCGGTCGTTGGCGGCTCGTCGAAAATCCCCGCGCCCGTGACGGGCTCTCGACCTCTCTGCGCGCGGGCCTTCGCAGCATCGACCAATCCGCCGATGGGCTACTGATCGCCCTCGCCGATATGCCGGGAATTACGACCACACCTGTGGATACGCTGATATCGGCCTTCGAGGACAATCCCGGCGCAATCGTTTTTCCCGTCTCAACCGATGGCCGGCGCGGACATCCGATCATCTGGCCACGGTCGCTGTTTGCGGCGCTTGGAGCGGTATCAGGCGACACGGGCGGCCGTTCGGTACTCGCGGATCATCAAGATCTCTGGCACCCGGTGACCTGCGATGAACCCGGCGCCTTTACCGACATAGATACGCGCGCCGATCTCGAGACCTTTGTCGCCGCGGATCAGACGACGCGCCGCAAGTGA
- a CDS encoding DUF1513 domain-containing protein has translation MNSMVIDRRSLLLGTLAFVGTAPMSGALAMGANDIAYVSAARRAEGSYSVLLLRADGSVVREVALSGRGHDIAIHRPSNRVAVFARRPGTFAVAFDLDKTRPPDVFTPGEGRHYFGHGSFSQDGRLLYASENDIDSGQGVIGIYDVASGFKKIGEHPSYGTGPHEIMLLADGRTIAVGNGGLDTVPDAGRENLNVDTMEPSLAFVDAVTGKLIAKHDMTGDLKSLSIRHVTQDATGLVWFGAQWEGSPSETPQLVGSAGPDRALKLIEQQAKGGSDLKGYIGAMAVSADGRTIAASAPKAGHVLYVDTATAKVVGQSDLKDVCGLSSYGEADFAASSGFGVVRYETAQASTITEHELQDIAFDNHLRRVV, from the coding sequence ATGAACTCGATGGTGATTGATCGGAGATCGTTGCTGCTCGGCACGCTGGCGTTCGTCGGCACGGCGCCGATGAGTGGGGCTCTGGCAATGGGCGCGAACGATATCGCGTACGTGAGTGCCGCGAGGCGAGCCGAAGGCTCTTACAGCGTGCTTCTTCTTCGCGCCGATGGATCGGTTGTCCGAGAGGTCGCGCTGTCGGGCCGTGGTCACGACATAGCGATTCACCGTCCTTCAAACAGGGTGGCCGTCTTTGCGCGGCGGCCGGGCACCTTCGCGGTCGCGTTCGACTTGGACAAGACACGTCCGCCGGATGTTTTCACGCCTGGGGAAGGGCGGCACTACTTCGGTCACGGCAGTTTCTCGCAAGACGGGCGGCTGCTCTACGCGTCGGAAAACGACATCGACAGCGGACAGGGCGTTATCGGGATCTACGACGTCGCTTCGGGCTTCAAGAAGATCGGTGAGCATCCGAGCTACGGCACCGGGCCGCACGAGATCATGCTGCTGGCGGACGGCAGGACGATTGCCGTCGGAAACGGCGGCCTCGATACGGTGCCGGACGCGGGCCGCGAAAATCTCAACGTCGATACGATGGAGCCGTCTCTGGCGTTCGTCGATGCCGTTACCGGGAAGCTCATCGCGAAGCACGATATGACGGGCGATCTCAAATCGCTTTCGATCCGGCACGTCACGCAGGATGCGACGGGGCTCGTGTGGTTCGGGGCTCAATGGGAAGGCAGTCCGAGCGAGACGCCGCAGCTCGTCGGCAGCGCGGGTCCGGATCGGGCGCTGAAGCTCATCGAACAGCAGGCCAAGGGCGGCAGCGATCTCAAGGGATATATCGGCGCGATGGCGGTCAGCGCCGACGGGCGGACGATTGCGGCCAGCGCTCCGAAGGCTGGCCATGTGCTCTATGTCGATACAGCGACCGCAAAAGTCGTCGGACAGAGCGACTTGAAGGACGTGTGTGGGCTCTCGTCATATGGCGAGGCAGACTTCGCAGCATCATCGGGCTTCGGCGTCGTGCGTTATGAAACGGCGCAGGCATCGACGATCACCGAGCATGAGCTTCAGGATATCGCGTTCGACAATCACTTGCGGCGCGTCGTCTGA